From the Arctopsyche grandis isolate Sample6627 chromosome 11, ASM5162203v2, whole genome shotgun sequence genome, one window contains:
- the Mlc1 gene encoding myosin light chain alkali isoform X2 yields MADLSAKDVERANFAFSIYDFDGSGQIDAINLGDVLRALNTNPTLATIEKLGGTKKKGEKKMKVDEFLPIFSQIKKDKDQGCYEDFLECLKLYDKEENGMMLSAELTHTLLSLGEKLDDAQVDELVKDCMDPEDDDGFIPYAPFLRKMCDGWGKKPEAEGEGEEVAA; encoded by the exons ATG GCCGATCTTAGCGCAAAGGACGTTGAAA GGGCGAACTTCGCTTTCTCCATTTATGACTTTGATGGATCCGGTCAGATCGATGCCATCAACCTTGGTGATGTGTTGCGCGCCCTCAACACCAACCCCACCCTCGCCACCATTGAAAAGCTCGGTGGAACCAAGAAGAAGGGAGAGAAGAAGATGAAG GTCGATGAATTCCTCCCCATCTTCAGCCAGATCAAGAAGGACAAGGATCAAGGATGCTATGAGGACTTCCTTGAGTGCTTGAAATTGTACGACAAGGAAGAGAACGGCATGATGCTCTCAGCTGAGCTTACCCACACACTTCTCTCCCTCG GCGAGAAACTTGACGACGCACAAGTCGATGAGTTAGTTAAGGATTGCATGGACCCCGAGGACGATGATGGTTTCATCCCCTATGCAC CTTTcctcagaaaaatgtgtgatgGTTGGGGAAAAAAACCAGAGGCTGAAGGTGAAGGCGAAGAAGTTGCTGCATAA
- the Mlc1 gene encoding myosin light chain alkali isoform X3 produces MADLSAKDVERANFAFSIYDFDGSGQIDAINLGDVLRALNTNPTLATIEKLGGTKKKGEKKMKVDEFLPIFSQIKKDKDQGCYEDFLECLKLYDKEENGMMLSAELTHTLLSLGEKLDDAQVDELVKDCMDPEDDDGFIPYAPFLKKVMV; encoded by the exons ATG GCCGATCTTAGCGCAAAGGACGTTGAAA GGGCGAACTTCGCTTTCTCCATTTATGACTTTGATGGATCCGGTCAGATCGATGCCATCAACCTTGGTGATGTGTTGCGCGCCCTCAACACCAACCCCACCCTCGCCACCATTGAAAAGCTCGGTGGAACCAAGAAGAAGGGAGAGAAGAAGATGAAG GTCGATGAATTCCTCCCCATCTTCAGCCAGATCAAGAAGGACAAGGATCAAGGATGCTATGAGGACTTCCTTGAGTGCTTGAAATTGTACGACAAGGAAGAGAACGGCATGATGCTCTCAGCTGAGCTTACCCACACACTTCTCTCCCTCG GCGAGAAACTTGACGACGCACAAGTCGATGAGTTAGTTAAGGATTGCATGGACCCCGAGGACGATGATGGTTTCATCCCCTATGCAC CTTTCTTGAAGAAGGTCATGGTGTAA
- the Mlc1 gene encoding myosin light chain alkali isoform X1 → MAPKQGSNIVCKNTRAKQDCCPVLEAPFVTAFRYWKSKLKKALIADLSAKDVERANFAFSIYDFDGSGQIDAINLGDVLRALNTNPTLATIEKLGGTKKKGEKKMKVDEFLPIFSQIKKDKDQGCYEDFLECLKLYDKEENGMMLSAELTHTLLSLGEKLDDAQVDELVKDCMDPEDDDGFIPYAPFLKKVMV, encoded by the exons ATGGCGCCGAAGCAAGGAAGCAACATAGTCTGCAAGAACACTAGAGCCAAACAGGATTGTTGTCCCGTTTTGGAGGCGCCGTTCGTGACAGCTTTCCGTTACTGGAAGTCCAAGCTCAAAAAAGCTCTGATC GCCGATCTTAGCGCAAAGGACGTTGAAA GGGCGAACTTCGCTTTCTCCATTTATGACTTTGATGGATCCGGTCAGATCGATGCCATCAACCTTGGTGATGTGTTGCGCGCCCTCAACACCAACCCCACCCTCGCCACCATTGAAAAGCTCGGTGGAACCAAGAAGAAGGGAGAGAAGAAGATGAAG GTCGATGAATTCCTCCCCATCTTCAGCCAGATCAAGAAGGACAAGGATCAAGGATGCTATGAGGACTTCCTTGAGTGCTTGAAATTGTACGACAAGGAAGAGAACGGCATGATGCTCTCAGCTGAGCTTACCCACACACTTCTCTCCCTCG GCGAGAAACTTGACGACGCACAAGTCGATGAGTTAGTTAAGGATTGCATGGACCCCGAGGACGATGATGGTTTCATCCCCTATGCAC CTTTCTTGAAGAAGGTCATGGTGTAA